The proteins below are encoded in one region of Winogradskyella helgolandensis:
- a CDS encoding patatin-like phospholipase family protein, which produces MRLKNIILIVFIITLFPITAQNTTTNPEPKVGLVLSGGGAKGFAHIGVLKVIDSLNIKIDYVAGTSMGAIIGSLYASGYSGKQLEVLFREQDFNVLINDEFSRASKSFYERENTEKYVINLPFENFKISLPSALSRGQNVYNLLYYLMLPVNDIRDFSKLPIPFFCIATNIETGESLVMDKGRLAEAVTASGALPSLFQPVIIDGDILIDGGVTNNFPVEELRAKGMDVIIGVDVQDALKDRESLKSAPDILMQINNFRTINAMKNKSELTDIYIKPDISDYSVISFDEGKDIIEHGQIAARTQLSKLEDLKINQPNYKGREEVKLLDSLSINNVNIKGNERYTRAFMIGKLKLKDDEKISYADFRQGINNLIATNNFDAFRYYLEPTDKDTEFNLIGNIKESETTTFLRLGIHYDRLYKSALLANLTKKKLLFSNDIASLDVILGDNPRYNFDYFIDKGFYISLGIKSRINKFNKNVNPRLALEEDSPLLSGLNKIDAKISDFTNQVYIQTIFRKDFALRLGVEHKRLKITSETILDDDDENRFVFENTDYLSVFANLKFDNYDNFHFPKKGFYFNGNFHLYLKASDFNADFQEFSIAKADLGYVFSISDKLALKTEANGGFKIGEVSTNSLGFAIGGYGANFINNFYSFYGYDYLTLTGDSFLKATFTLDYEVYKKHHILLAANFANIEDGLFESGEFFATSRYNGYALGYSLETFLGPLEGKYTYSPDTGNSYWFLNLGFWF; this is translated from the coding sequence ATGAGATTGAAAAACATCATACTAATCGTATTTATAATTACGCTTTTCCCTATAACAGCGCAGAATACCACAACTAATCCTGAGCCAAAAGTAGGTTTGGTATTAAGTGGAGGTGGAGCTAAAGGTTTTGCTCATATAGGAGTTCTGAAAGTTATAGATAGTTTAAATATAAAAATAGATTATGTTGCTGGTACAAGTATGGGAGCCATTATTGGGTCTTTATATGCTTCTGGCTATTCAGGGAAACAGTTAGAAGTCTTGTTCCGAGAACAAGATTTTAATGTGTTAATCAATGATGAGTTTTCTAGAGCTTCTAAATCATTTTATGAGCGCGAAAATACTGAGAAGTATGTCATTAATTTACCCTTTGAAAATTTTAAAATTTCGTTGCCTTCTGCCTTGTCTCGTGGTCAAAACGTTTATAATTTGTTGTATTATTTAATGCTTCCTGTAAATGATATTAGGGATTTTAGTAAACTACCAATTCCATTTTTTTGTATTGCGACTAATATAGAAACAGGTGAATCTTTAGTTATGGACAAAGGTAGGTTGGCAGAAGCTGTTACAGCAAGTGGAGCATTACCTTCATTATTTCAACCTGTTATTATTGATGGAGATATTTTAATTGATGGAGGTGTTACTAATAACTTTCCTGTTGAAGAATTGCGAGCAAAAGGCATGGATGTTATTATAGGAGTTGATGTTCAAGATGCGTTAAAAGATCGTGAATCTTTAAAATCTGCTCCAGATATTTTGATGCAGATTAATAATTTCCGGACTATAAATGCCATGAAAAATAAGTCCGAATTAACCGATATTTATATAAAACCAGACATTAGTGATTATTCTGTTATTTCGTTTGATGAAGGGAAGGATATTATTGAGCACGGTCAAATTGCAGCAAGAACTCAACTTTCTAAACTAGAAGACTTAAAAATAAACCAGCCAAATTATAAAGGGAGAGAAGAAGTAAAACTATTAGATAGTCTAAGTATTAACAATGTTAATATTAAAGGGAATGAACGCTATACCCGAGCCTTTATGATTGGTAAACTAAAACTTAAAGACGATGAAAAAATAAGCTATGCAGATTTTAGGCAGGGCATAAATAACCTTATTGCAACTAATAATTTTGATGCGTTCAGATATTATTTAGAACCTACAGATAAGGACACGGAATTTAATCTAATAGGTAATATTAAGGAATCTGAAACCACGACGTTTCTTAGGTTAGGTATTCACTACGACAGACTGTATAAAAGTGCATTACTAGCTAATCTTACCAAAAAGAAACTATTATTTAGTAATGATATAGCTTCGTTAGATGTTATTTTAGGTGACAATCCCAGATATAATTTTGATTATTTTATTGATAAAGGATTTTATATCAGTTTAGGAATTAAATCACGAATCAATAAGTTTAACAAAAATGTGAATCCTAGATTAGCTTTAGAAGAAGATTCACCTTTACTGTCTGGTTTGAATAAAATTGATGCTAAAATTTCAGATTTTACTAATCAAGTGTATATACAAACCATATTTAGGAAAGATTTTGCTTTAAGGTTAGGAGTAGAACATAAGCGTTTAAAAATAACATCGGAAACTATTTTAGATGATGATGACGAAAATAGATTTGTTTTCGAAAACACTGACTACTTAAGTGTTTTTGCTAATTTGAAATTTGATAATTACGACAATTTTCATTTTCCGAAAAAGGGATTTTATTTTAACGGGAATTTTCATTTGTATTTAAAAGCTTCAGATTTCAATGCTGACTTCCAAGAATTTTCAATTGCTAAAGCCGATTTAGGTTATGTATTTAGTATTAGTGATAAACTTGCTTTAAAAACAGAAGCAAATGGTGGTTTTAAAATAGGAGAGGTTTCCACTAACTCTTTAGGGTTTGCAATTGGAGGTTATGGAGCGAATTTTATAAATAATTTTTATTCGTTTTATGGCTATGATTATTTAACCTTAACAGGTGATAGTTTTCTTAAAGCAACATTTACGTTAGATTATGAAGTTTATAAAAAACATCATATTCTATTAGCTGCAAATTTTGCCAATATTGAGGATGGTCTTTTTGAATCTGGAGAGTTCTTTGCAACTTCAAGATATAATGGTTATGCATTAGGTTATTCTTTAGAAACATTCTTGGGACCCTTAGAAGGTAAGTATACATATTCGCCAGATACAGGGAACAGTTATTGGTTTCTAAATCTTGGGTTTTGGTTTTAA
- a CDS encoding 50S ribosomal protein L25/general stress protein Ctc, with amino-acid sequence MKSITINGSQRESVGKKATKALRNAGQVPCVMYGGDKAFHFSAPELAFSKLVYTASAHTVVIVLDNGEEYNAVMQDIQFHPVTDKITHVDFYQIFEDKEISMEIPVQTIGSSRGVMNGGNLRMPYRKLRVKAIPSKLPDFVEIDITPLKIGSKFYITELANDDYKFLHPDNTVVCQVRRSRLAVVDADDEDEEDGEGAEGTDATAAEATQE; translated from the coding sequence ATGAAATCAATTACAATTAACGGATCTCAAAGAGAAAGCGTAGGCAAAAAAGCTACTAAAGCCTTACGTAATGCTGGTCAGGTTCCTTGCGTTATGTACGGAGGAGACAAAGCATTCCATTTCTCAGCACCAGAATTAGCTTTCTCAAAACTTGTATATACTGCTAGCGCACATACAGTTGTGATTGTCTTAGATAATGGTGAAGAATACAATGCAGTTATGCAAGATATTCAATTTCACCCAGTAACTGACAAGATTACACACGTAGATTTTTACCAAATTTTCGAGGACAAGGAAATTTCTATGGAAATTCCTGTTCAAACAATAGGTTCTTCTAGAGGTGTAATGAATGGCGGTAACTTAAGAATGCCATACCGTAAACTAAGAGTAAAAGCTATCCCTTCAAAATTACCAGATTTTGTTGAGATTGATATTACTCCATTAAAAATTGGAAGCAAATTCTATATTACGGAATTAGCAAACGATGATTACAAATTCTTACACCCAGATAACACTGTTGTTTGTCAAGTAAGACGTAGTAGATTAGCTGTAGTAGATGCTGATGATGAGGATGAAGAAGATGGTGAAGGAGCAGAAGGAACTGATGCAACAGCTGCTGAAGCAACACAAGAATAG